One Bacteroidales bacterium DNA window includes the following coding sequences:
- a CDS encoding aromatic amino acid lyase: protein MTLIITGSNLKIEDVVNVARHHERVELHPDAIERIKKCRAMLEKKIIAGEIMYGVNTGIGEFSEVVLTDDQVKDFQKYLIYNHAAGIGEPLHEEYVRGAMLGRINVHAHGNSGIRPEITQTLVEMLNKGVTPWVCDKGSVGACGDLAPMSQIALLMMGEGRAYFKGELYSGKEAMDKAGIPVPGLKARDGLGTINGSNVLTAMSAIFLYDANRWLKQAEIAAAMSLEALKANMRPYEAKLHEVRGFKGAVRSAEAIRKMVAGGDLAEKRVKCKVQDAYSMRSTPQVIGAAHDALAYARSQVEIELNGVGDNPIFFAEENLQLTGANFQGSPVSLPMDMAGIAITMVSVMSERRMNRLNNPALSVGLPAFLTKGAGMFSGLMLSQYTADMQIVEQRILSAPASIQSIPAAADQEDFVSMGMNTAIKNFQILDNAYGILGIEIMAAAQALDFREYNFGKGTTKAKEVVRRHVEFLDVDRPLYDDHNAMKKLVKSCEILEEVEKVIGSLE, encoded by the coding sequence ATGACACTTATTATTACAGGATCAAACCTGAAAATTGAAGATGTGGTGAACGTTGCACGACATCATGAAAGGGTTGAATTGCACCCTGATGCCATCGAACGGATAAAAAAGTGCCGGGCGATGCTGGAAAAGAAAATCATTGCTGGCGAAATTATGTATGGCGTAAATACCGGCATTGGCGAATTTTCGGAGGTTGTACTCACCGACGACCAGGTAAAGGATTTCCAAAAGTACCTCATTTACAACCATGCCGCCGGCATTGGAGAGCCATTGCACGAAGAGTATGTGCGCGGAGCCATGCTTGGGCGTATCAATGTCCATGCACATGGCAACTCCGGAATACGTCCGGAAATCACCCAGACTTTGGTTGAGATGCTTAACAAGGGAGTAACCCCCTGGGTTTGTGATAAAGGATCGGTTGGCGCCTGCGGAGACCTTGCCCCCATGTCGCAAATTGCACTGCTGATGATGGGTGAGGGGCGTGCCTATTTTAAAGGGGAATTGTACAGTGGAAAAGAGGCTATGGATAAAGCCGGAATTCCGGTTCCCGGGCTAAAAGCACGTGATGGCCTGGGCACAATCAACGGTTCAAATGTGTTGACTGCCATGAGTGCGATTTTTCTTTATGACGCCAACCGTTGGCTCAAGCAAGCTGAAATAGCTGCTGCCATGTCACTGGAAGCACTCAAAGCCAATATGAGACCTTATGAAGCAAAACTCCACGAAGTACGTGGTTTCAAAGGTGCGGTTCGCAGTGCAGAAGCCATCAGGAAAATGGTTGCTGGTGGCGACCTGGCCGAAAAAAGGGTGAAATGTAAGGTACAGGATGCGTATTCAATGCGCTCAACCCCCCAGGTGATCGGGGCAGCGCATGATGCATTGGCTTATGCCCGCTCTCAGGTTGAGATCGAATTGAACGGCGTTGGCGATAACCCGATCTTTTTCGCAGAGGAAAACCTCCAGCTCACGGGCGCCAACTTCCAGGGTTCACCCGTTTCGCTCCCAATGGATATGGCCGGGATAGCCATAACGATGGTTAGTGTGATGTCAGAACGGCGGATGAACCGGTTGAATAATCCGGCCCTGAGTGTGGGATTACCCGCTTTCCTCACCAAAGGAGCAGGTATGTTTTCCGGTCTTATGCTCAGTCAGTACACCGCAGATATGCAAATTGTTGAACAACGCATCCTGAGTGCCCCTGCTTCTATCCAATCTATTCCGGCTGCCGCCGATCAGGAAGATTTCGTGTCCATGGGGATGAACACAGCCATTAAGAATTTCCAGATACTCGACAATGCTTATGGAATACTTGGGATTGAAATCATGGCTGCCGCTCAGGCACTCGATTTCAGGGAGTATAACTTTGGCAAGGGGACAACCAAGGCAAAAGAGGTTGTGCGCCGGCATGTGGAGTTTCTCGATGTTGACCGTCCGCTTTATGACGATCATAATGCCATGAAAAAGCTGGTTAAATCATGCGAGATACTTGAAGAGGTTGAGAAAGTTATTGGTTCGTTGGAGTAA